In the genome of Drosophila yakuba strain Tai18E2 chromosome 3R, Prin_Dyak_Tai18E2_2.1, whole genome shotgun sequence, one region contains:
- the LOC26534573 gene encoding aprataxin-like protein isoform X2 — protein sequence MSWKYGLIRDMSRTDYLITSSEFGVVMPDKFPKAKHHYLVLPREDIPSIFHLNRTHLPLLRELYNLAQNAVKIRGVTWEDFQVGFHAEPSLQRLHLHVISKDFVSPCMKTKKHWNAHNTELFVPYEILYVFESVIF from the exons ATGTCTTGGAAGTACGGATTAATCAGAGACATGTCGAGGACCGACTATCTGATTACTTCGTCGGAATTCGGTGTAGTCATGCCAGACAAGTTTCCCAAGGCAAAGCACCACTATCTGGTCCTTCCAAGGGAAGATATTCCTAGTATTTTTCAT CTTAACCGGACCCATCTGCCGCTTTTGAGGGAGCTTTATAATCTGGCGCAGAATGCTGTCAAAATACGAGGAGTTACTTGGGAGGACTTCCAGGTGGGATTTCATGCCGAACCTAGCTTGCAAAGGCTCCACTTGCATGTCATCTCCAAGGACTTCGTATCACCGTGTATGAAGACCAAGAAACATTGGAACGCGCACAACACCGAACTATTTGTTCCCTACGAAA TTTTGTACGTTTTTGAATCTGTTATCTTTTAG
- the LOC26535257 gene encoding aprataxin-like protein translates to MEVDELKYFRDELKRKLSDKRNFLIESDRAVVIKADFPKSQYHFRVVAKDEFRDITKLTEEQLPLLDHMMDLANQIIEKQEHLESRNFRIGFKVNTFWNRLNLHVISDDFYSMAMKRPKHWNSFNTELFMPFQMVHMMLSVQGSIEPIPEERHKELQDQKPLRCNQCDFVTDLLLDLKAHLYQHWMRKEGEREQKKKMDKIMEMINETKLDEVAKPEPLPEKPVQVQPVADIARNPNKIPRSLLTPQQQQGKQQAQGGYVKYVYRPPVNMMNQNNPNNPFRNTPSLNIQSLNPRQPNNFNYRHPGFGPRGPMPLQGPRASWSGPRFQPNQHQNRFRFPRSNAPRQPNRMAQPGPQQFPKNAPTSGQAGPPGQQQGVRPKWNPTHASDSQHPNQKSKPQNRPNAFHAKQQSENQQTIQHPNQNKNPNQVKSQTPNNPQNRKKPYQQKNRQQSAGNHQNQGANNPAPSTFN, encoded by the exons ATGGAGGTGGATGAATTGAAATATTTCCGAGATGAGCTGAAGCGCAAGCTAAGTGATAAGAGGAACTTTCTCATCGAGAGTGATCGGGCGGTGGTCATTAAAGCAGATTTTCCCAAATCGCAATACCACTTTCGGGTGGTGGCCAAGGATGAGTTCAGGGATATAACTAAG TTAACCGAAGAGCAGCTGCCCTTGCTGGATCACATGATGGATCTAGCAAATCAAATAATCGAGAAGCAGGAGCACCTGGAGTCGCGTAACTTTCGCATAGGTTTCAAAGTCAACACCTTCTGGAATCGTCTAAATCTACATGTTATTTCTGACGACTTTTATTCCATGGCCATGAAGCGTCCAAAGCACTGGAATAGTTTTAATACGGAGCTATTTATGCCTTTTCAAATGGTGCACATGATGCTCAGTGTGCAGGGATCCATTGAACCCATTCCGGAAGAGAGGCACAAAGAGTTGCAGGATCAGAAGCCATTACGTTGCAACCAGTGCGATTTTGTTACCGATCTGCTGCTGGACCTAAAGGCTCACCTGTATCAGCACTGGATGCGTAAGGAAGGCGAGCGTGAGCAGAAGAAAAAAATGGATAAAATAATGGAAATGATAAATGAGACTAAGCTGGATGAGGTGGCTAAACCGGAGCCGCTTCCTGAAAAGCCAGTTCAAGTTCAGCCAGTGGCTGATATTGCCCGAAATCCCAATAAAATTCCAAGAAGCCTCTTAacgccacaacaacagcagggCAAGCAGCAGGCCCAAGGTGGTTACGTCAAGTACGTGTACAGACCTCCAGTCAACATGATGAATCAGAACAATCCCAACAATCCATTCCGGAACACTCCGTCTCTTAATATACAATCTCTGAATCCGCGTCAACCCAATAACTTTAATTATAGACACCCTGGTTTTGGGCCTCGTGGACCTATGCCACTTCAAGGTCCAAGGGCTTCTTGGAGTGGTCCGCGCTTTCAGCCTAATCAACATCAGAACCGATTCCGTTTTCCGAGATCCAACGCGCCGCGTCAACCTAATCGAATGGCCCAGCCTGGCCCTCAGCAATTTCCAAAAAATGCACCGACAAGTGGTCAAGCTGGACCGCCAGGTCAGCAACAGGGAGTTAGACCAAAATGGAATCCAACACATGCCTCCGATTCTCAGCATCCAAATCAGAAATCTAAGCCCCAAAACCGCCCGAATGCCTTTCATGCCAAGCAACAATCTGAGAATCAACAGACTATCCAGCAtccaaatcaaaacaagaatCCCAATCAAGTTAAAAGCCAAACACCTAATAACCCACAAAATCGAAAGAAGCCGTATCAACAGAAAAATCGGCAGCAATCCGCGGGCAATCATCAGAATCAAGGTGCTAATAATCCCGCACCTTCAACCTTCAATTAA
- the LOC6535691 gene encoding putative serine protease K12H4.7 gives MGSPFGNESYRPNNLKKLGLHQSFADLAHFIRHQKSNSPEMKDSKVILVGGSYSGSLVAWMTQLYPDLIAASWASSAPLLAKADFFEYMEMVGKSINLSYGHNCSLRIERGFKFLVKLFDGDEIQELLYNLNGCKGYRSKNPLDRAAFFNGLGNYFALVVQSYSAYIPRLCETLMNLGSDDELAFIEFLKLLYSEGRRSIDCQDFGYSSMLELFSGDSDESSETRAWFYQTCNEFGWYTTTKSYSSASQTFANQVPLGYFNQLCQDAFGAEQTAQQLAQGVEQTNSKFGGCGFNQSERYAQVIFTHGELDPWSALGHRKGDQAIVLTGYSHVEDLASIQVTDSVEMNLAKLRVMSFLRRHI, from the exons ATGGGCTCACCCTTTGG CAATGAGAGCTATCGACCGAATAACCTCAAGAAACTAGGTCTTCATCAATCATTTGCTGACTTGGCTCACTTCATACGCCACCAGAAGTCAAATAGTCCCGAAATGAAAGACTCCAAAGTCATTTTGGTTGGCGGCTCTTATTCGGGCAGCTTGGTGGCCTGGATGACTCAACTGTATCCGGATTTAATAGCTGCCAGCTGGGCCTCCAGTGCTCCATTATTGGCGAAAGCCGATTTTTTTG AATACATGGAAATGGTCGGCAAATCAATTAACTTAAGTTATGGTCACAACTGTTCTTTGCGAATCGAAAGGGGCTTTAAATTCTTGGTGAAGTTATTTGATGGCGATGAAATTCAGGAGCTGCTTTATAATCTTAATGGCTGCAAGGGTTATAGATCCAAGAATCCTTTAGATAGGGCAGCTTTCTTCAATGGGCTGGGAAACTATTTTGCTTTAGTGGTGCAAAGTTATAG TGCTTATATACCCCGGCTTTGTGAGACTTTGATGAATTTAGGTTCCGATGATGAGCTGGCATTCATAGAGTTCTTAAAACTGCTTTATTCTGAAGGAAGGCGCTCCATTGATTGCCAGGACTTTGGATACTCTTCCATGCTAGAACTTTTCTCTGGGGATTCAGATGAAAGTTCGGAAA CTCGTGCTTGGTTTTATCAAACCTGCAATGAATTCGGCTGGTACACAACTACAAAATCCTATTCATCCGCGTCCCAAACCTTTGCCAATCAGGTGCCCTTGGGCTACTTCAACCAACTTTGCCAGGATGCGTTTGGCGCGGAGCAGACTGCCCAGCAATTGGCCCAGGGCGTTGAGCAGACGAATAGCAAATTCGGCGGATGCGGGTTCAATCAGAGCGAGCGTTATGCTCAGGTAATCTTCACGCATGGCGAACTGGATCCGTGGAGTGCTCTTGGGCATCGAAAGGGTGACCAGGCAATAGTCCTGACGG GCTACTCGCACGTCGAGGATTTGGCCAGCATCCAGGTGACGGACAGCGTGGAGATGAATCTGGCCAAGCTGCGTGTTATGTCCTTTCTGCGACGCCACATATGA
- the LOC26534573 gene encoding uncharacterized protein LOC26534573 isoform X1: MSWKYGLIRDMSRTDYLITSSEFGVVMPDKFPKAKHHYLVLPREDIPSIFHLNRTHLPLLRELYNLAQNAVKIRGVTWEDFQVGFHAEPSLQRLHLHVISKDFVSPCMKTKKHWNAHNTELFVPYEKLCVHLERENCFSRLPKSLVNEMLSQPLICNQCKFAPESLLDLKAHLFYHWHSRKKEHEQKHIIDGISKMSFRNTPPKHIQAMTPPQLNQLNHRPLLLMYHGPRTFGDGHYFSPSQRKGYTRTPGNKGFRPPPPINAPPHYTKKTFAGERTVQNGQENGAIPRRIPKTDENKNQQVTQERIQQNLNSQQPNQDSNQQSSSNSQIAQQQSYNIQQKNTHEVNSKNIHDQIRQNTSESSTVQNQKAKQLNRKTLQPHPGLKVIQVNGENNNFKNDTNLNQQNENKNKSRGRRKKKKSAGIPQNKECIVSPPPND, from the exons ATGTCTTGGAAGTACGGATTAATCAGAGACATGTCGAGGACCGACTATCTGATTACTTCGTCGGAATTCGGTGTAGTCATGCCAGACAAGTTTCCCAAGGCAAAGCACCACTATCTGGTCCTTCCAAGGGAAGATATTCCTAGTATTTTTCAT CTTAACCGGACCCATCTGCCGCTTTTGAGGGAGCTTTATAATCTGGCGCAGAATGCTGTCAAAATACGAGGAGTTACTTGGGAGGACTTCCAGGTGGGATTTCATGCCGAACCTAGCTTGCAAAGGCTCCACTTGCATGTCATCTCCAAGGACTTCGTATCACCGTGTATGAAGACCAAGAAACATTGGAACGCGCACAACACCGAACTATTTGTTCCCTACGAAA AACTGTGCGTTCATCTGGAGAGGGAAAACTGCTTTTCACGACTGCCAAAATCGCTAGTAAATGAGATGCTATCGCAGCCTCTGATTTGTAACCAATGCAAGTTTGCCCCGGAATCGCTTTTGGACTTAAAGGCCCACCTGTTTTACCACTGGCATAGTCGAAAAAAGGAGCATGAACAGAAGCACATAATAGATGGAATAAGTAAAATGTCGTTCCGAAACACTCCGCCAAAACATATCCAAGCGATGACTCCGCCTCAACTTAATCAGTTGAACCATAGGCCGCTTCTACTTATGTATCACGGACCTAGGACTTTTGGGGACGGTCATTACTTTTCACCTTCTCAAAGAAAGGGCTACACTAGGACCCCGGGAAACAAAGGTTTCCGACCACCTCCACCCATAAATGCTCCACCtcattatacaaaaaaaacttttgctggAGAGAGAACTGTGCAAAACGGTCAAGAAAACGGAGCGATCCCAAGACGAATACCGAAAACGGATGAAAACAAGAACCAACAGGTTACACAGGAGCGCATTCAGCAGAATTTGAATTCTCAACAGCCTAATCAGGATTCCAATCAACAGAGTAGTTCGAACTCACAGATAGCTCAACAACAAAGCTACAATATTCAGCAGAAAAATACGCACGAGGTGAATTCGAAAAACATTCATGATCAAATTCGTCAAAATACCAGTGAAAGTTCGACTGTCCAGaatcaaaaagcaaaacagTTAAATCGTAAGACTCTGCAGCCACATCCAGGCCTAAAAGTTATTCAAGTGAATGGCGAgaacaacaattttaaaaatgatacAAATCTTAATCAACAAAACgagaataaaaacaagagcaggggaagaagaaaaaaaaagaaatcagctgGGATTCCTCAGAACAAAGAATGTATCGTTTCACCACCCCCAAACGATTAG